The Candidatus Neomarinimicrobiota bacterium genome has a window encoding:
- a CDS encoding TonB-dependent receptor produces MKLFKILILVFLIFTLLAGLAWAQDAQNEEEKPSKSTSEVVLTKEDFQKHNCDNVGDALQTISGVSVNSSGEISLRDVSASKVVVVMDGQRLNTPGSVGVNVASLPITNIEKIELLRGGRSAQYGADAVGGVILITTKTESKSVKPMNCGFQISYGSYNRQTYNINHSYNKNRLNTFVSLQRDLWDGNFPFTDYYGNEKILKNNEQSSYNIFAKAGYRLAEGKNLSLSTNWYNADNGTPGMIDNPTPNARLRFDNKSYNLTYDQAVLFKDFNLKAQSYFLDYETKFDDPDAMGGGTHSDHNNYAMGLELQQGGTIGEYLNVSYGYSYRNDRIESTDVGKKTRNTHSAHTSFTGTLPLKGFISQLESSVALRYDATSDFENALSPRFSLSAAHHGTVNLALVSHIAKSYKAPSFNDLYWPRDAFAVGNPNLLPEDGFNYDIGLTAGINGVSLSANYFRNEIDNLILWAQDPFMDNLWTPKNISETSTRGVETSGTLNLFNNSVVLNAEYTYMKALDKGPDPNRHNKYITYRPKNKLDVTSTIRFKGLEWNFIVHYLGLRYTNPANTLWLPKVTTCDSNISYRFSLMKIQWASTLEVTNLTDEDYMRVRGTAEPGRMYKVTLGANF; encoded by the coding sequence AATCTTAATCCTTGTTTTCCTCATATTTACGCTTCTCGCCGGCCTTGCATGGGCTCAGGATGCTCAAAATGAAGAGGAAAAACCTTCAAAATCCACATCGGAAGTGGTTTTAACGAAAGAGGATTTTCAAAAACACAATTGTGACAATGTCGGAGATGCACTTCAAACCATTTCCGGGGTATCCGTAAACTCTTCCGGAGAAATTTCACTCCGGGATGTCAGCGCCTCCAAAGTCGTGGTGGTCATGGATGGCCAGCGCCTGAATACACCGGGTTCGGTGGGTGTCAATGTGGCCAGTCTTCCCATCACCAACATCGAGAAAATCGAACTCCTCCGTGGCGGCCGTTCCGCCCAATACGGTGCCGATGCTGTGGGAGGCGTCATCCTTATCACAACGAAAACAGAATCGAAATCGGTTAAACCCATGAATTGCGGATTTCAGATTTCCTACGGTTCCTACAACCGGCAGACATACAATATCAACCACTCCTACAACAAAAACCGCCTGAATACCTTTGTTTCGTTGCAACGGGATCTTTGGGACGGGAATTTTCCCTTTACCGATTATTACGGCAATGAAAAAATCCTGAAAAACAACGAGCAATCTTCTTACAACATTTTTGCCAAGGCCGGGTACCGTCTGGCTGAAGGAAAAAACCTCAGCCTTTCCACCAACTGGTACAATGCAGATAACGGAACGCCCGGTATGATTGACAATCCCACCCCCAATGCCCGGCTTCGCTTCGATAACAAATCATACAACCTAACATACGATCAAGCCGTTCTGTTTAAAGATTTCAATCTAAAAGCCCAGAGTTATTTTCTGGATTATGAAACCAAATTCGATGACCCTGATGCCATGGGAGGAGGCACACACAGCGATCATAACAATTATGCCATGGGACTTGAACTCCAGCAGGGCGGGACAATAGGAGAGTATCTCAATGTGAGTTACGGATACTCCTACCGGAACGACCGGATTGAAAGTACCGATGTGGGTAAAAAAACCCGAAACACCCACAGCGCTCATACTTCTTTCACCGGAACACTCCCCTTGAAAGGATTCATTTCACAACTTGAGAGTTCGGTTGCTCTTCGCTATGATGCCACATCCGACTTTGAAAATGCCCTGAGTCCCAGATTTAGCCTGTCGGCCGCCCACCACGGAACAGTGAACCTGGCCCTCGTTTCCCATATCGCAAAATCCTACAAAGCCCCCTCATTCAACGATTTGTATTGGCCCCGGGACGCTTTTGCCGTGGGAAACCCCAATCTTCTGCCGGAAGACGGTTTTAATTACGATATCGGTTTAACAGCCGGTATTAACGGAGTGTCCCTCTCCGCCAATTACTTCCGGAATGAAATCGACAACCTGATTTTATGGGCACAGGATCCTTTTATGGATAATTTGTGGACTCCCAAAAACATCTCCGAGACAAGCACCCGGGGTGTTGAAACATCCGGAACGCTGAATCTTTTTAACAACAGCGTGGTCCTCAATGCCGAATACACATACATGAAGGCCCTGGACAAGGGCCCGGATCCGAACCGGCACAACAAATATATTACATACCGCCCGAAGAATAAATTGGATGTTACCAGTACTATCCGTTTTAAAGGGCTGGAATGGAATTTCATAGTCCATTATCTCGGCCTGCGCTACACAAACCCGGCCAACACCCTTTGGCTGCCCAAGGTGACAACCTGCGACTCGAATATTTCTTACCGTTTTTCACTAATGAAAATCCAGTGGGCATCCACCCTGGAGGTAACAAACCTGACGGACGAAGATTACATGAGGGTCCGTGGTACGGCCGAACCCGGCAGAATGTATAAAGTGACTCTTGGTGCTAATTTTTAA